One Spea bombifrons isolate aSpeBom1 chromosome 1, aSpeBom1.2.pri, whole genome shotgun sequence DNA window includes the following coding sequences:
- the PLAA gene encoding phospholipase A-2-activating protein, producing the protein MAQDGAVGDGCYRLRCSIPGHEQDVRGLVRCPIPSGDGFVSVSRDRSARLWAPDSPHRGFNEIHRMSGHTNFVSCVCIIPPSEIYPRGLIATGGNDHNICVFSLDSVNPLYVLKGHKNTVCSLSSGKFGTLLSGSWDTTGKVWLNEKCMMTLQGHTAAVWAVKILPEQGLMLTGSADKSIKLWKAGRCENTFLGHEDCVRGLAILSDTEFLSCANDATIRRWLISGECLQVYYGHTNYIYSICIFPNSQDFVTTGEDRSVRIWRKGECFQTIRLPAQSVWCCCILDNGDVVIGASDGIIRVFTESLDRTASPEEIQVFEDELSQATIDPKTGDLGDIKIEELPGKEHLTEPGTKDGQTRLINVDGKVEAYQWSISEGRWMKIGDVVGSSGATQQTSGRVLFEGKEYDYVFTIDVNESGPSYKLPYNVTEDPWLVAYNFLQKNDLNPMFLDQVAKFIIDNSSGQTIASPQTGFADPFTGGGRYIPGSSPGPVSGADPFTGGSRYVPGSGMQSARSAGASDPFTGQNAYRSLAAQTPNIYFPKKDPLTFDQANPSQISGKLKELNHSAPEQHKMSEEDLMRLEKLLSVVINPSGEVATAQQLDTLWRAVNWPEDIVFPALDVLRLSMKNRTVNEMFCSEKEGSQFSNYLFKFMHPGGRQANQLLALRTLCNSFSYDPGTRLMISHRDTVITKAIELKAVNNKNIHTALATLLLNYAICLHKINDLEGKAQCLSAISTVMEVVEDPEAAFRLLVALGTLISDDENAVQLAKSLGVNSQIKKYMSVAEPAKVNECCRLLLNIV; encoded by the exons CCCTCACAGGGGTTTCAACGAAATACACCGCATGAGTGGACACACCAACTTTGTCTCCTGTGTGTGCATCATACCTCCGAGTGAAATCTACCCACGGGGATTGATCGCTACAGGGGGGAACGATCACAACATCTGTGTATTTAGTCTGGATAGTGTGAATCCTCTCTATGTGTTGAAAGGCCACAAGAACACAG TTTGTAGTCTTTCTTCCGGAAAGTTTGGCACATTGCTGAGTGGATCGTGGGACACGACTGGAAAGGTCTGGCTCAATGAGAAGTGCATGATGACCTTACAG GGTCATACCGCTGCTGTCTGGGCAGTGAAGATTTTACCAGAGCAGGGTCTGATGTTGACCGGATCAGCTGACAAATCTATTAAGCTGTGGAAAGCAGGGAGGTGTGAAAATACATTCCTTG GGCATGAAGACTGTGTCAGAGGACTGGCCATTCTAAGCGACACTGAGTTCCTTTCCTGTGCCAACGATGCCACCATTAGACGATGGTTAATCTCCGGGGAGTGCCTACAAGTCTATTATGGTCATACGAATTACATATATAGCATATGTATCTTTCCAAATTCACAAG ATTTTGTGACTACAGGAGAAGACAGATCAGTTCGGATCTGGAGGAAAGGAGAGTGTTTTCAGACAATCCGTCTCCCTGCCCAGTCAGTGTGGTGCTGCTGCATCCTGGATAATGGAGACGTTGTTATCGGGGCAAG tgacgGCATAATCCGAGTATTTACAGAGTCCCTAGACCGCACAGCCAGCCCAGAGGAAATACAAGTGTTTGAAGATGAACTCTCCCAAGCCACAATTGATCCTAAAACAGGAGATCTTGGTGACATTAAGATAGAGGAGCTTCCTGGAAAAGAACATCTGACTGAACCTG GTACTAAAGATGGACAGACTCGGCTCATTAATGTAGATGGCAAAGTTGAGGCCTACCAGTGGAGCATTAGTGAAGGACGCTGGATGAAAATTGGGGATGTAGTCGGATCATCAGGTGCAACACAGCAAACCTCTGGGAGAGTCCTGTTTGAAGGAAAG GAATATGACTACGTATTCACAATTGATGTGAATGAAAGTGGACCTTCTTATAAGCTGCcatataatgtaacagaagACCCCTGGCTCGTTGCATACAATTTCCTGCAGAAGAATGATTTGAATCCCATGTTCTTAGATCAAGTAGCAAAATTTATCATTGACAACTCCAGTGGACAAACAATAGCATCTCCGCAAACTGGCTTTGCTGATCCGTTCACAG GTGGAGGTCGTTACATCCCAGGAAGCTCACCCGGTCCGGTTTCTGGAGCTGACCCGTTTACAG GTGGTAGCCGCTATGTACCTGGCTCAGGGATGCAGTCTGCTCGTTCAGCTGGAGCATCGGATCCatttacag GACAGAACGCCTATCGATCATTAGCTGCTCAGACTCCAAATATTTACTTCCCAAAGAAAGACCCTCTCACTTTTGATCAAGCAAACCCATCTCAAATTTCAG GTAAACTGAAAGAACTAAACCACTCTGCTCCTGAGCAACATAAGATGTCTGAAGAAGATTTAATGCGACTTGAAAAACTCCTATCTGTGGTGATTAATCCATCAGGAGAAGTAGCCACAGCGCAACAACTAGACACTTTGTGGAGAGCCGTTAATTGGCCAGAAG ATATTGTATTTCCAGCCTTAGATGTTCTTCGTTTGTCCATGAAGAATCGCACTGTGAATGAAATGTTCTGCAGTGAAAAAGAAGGCAGTCAGTTTAGCAACTACCTCTTCAAGTTCATGCATCCCGGCGGCAGACAAGCCAACCAGCTTCTAGCCCTGCGGACATTATGTAACAGTTTCTCCTACGATCCGGGAACGCGACTAATGATATCCCATAGAGACACCGTAATCACTAAAGCGATAGAACTGAAAGCAGTAAACAATAAGAATATCCACACTGCTCTAGCCACGTTGTTGCTTAACTACGCCATATGTTTACATAAAATTAACGACTTGGAGGGAAAGGCCCAATGTTTATCAGCCATCAGTACGGTTATGGAAGTTGTGGAAGACCCTGAAGCGGCTTTCCGTCTGCTGGTGGCTCTTGGTACACTGATCAGCGATGATGAAAATGCTGTACAGTTAGCAAAGTCCCTTGGCGTCAATTCGCAGATCAAGAAATACATGTCTGTCGCGGAACCAGCCAAAGTTAATGAGTGCTGcaggctccttttaaatatagtgtaa